A window of the Virgibacillus pantothenticus genome harbors these coding sequences:
- the spoIIIAB gene encoding stage III sporulation protein SpoIIIAB: MIWIGAILFIATTTWIGFEWSNRLANRPKHIRQVKNALQILEAEMMYSHLPLQEAFYTIQKQTPFPIHAFFDRLYKNMNYESKDFQVVWENSLDAFMDISCLGKNEQEILRQFGQTLGKHDFLQQQKHIQLAASHLERELEAANEQYQRYGKMTKSLGILCGVFVVLLLL; encoded by the coding sequence ATGATATGGATTGGAGCCATTCTTTTTATTGCCACAACAACCTGGATTGGATTTGAATGGAGCAATCGGCTAGCTAATCGCCCCAAGCATATAAGACAAGTGAAGAATGCATTGCAAATATTAGAAGCAGAAATGATGTATAGTCACTTACCATTACAAGAGGCTTTTTATACGATTCAAAAGCAGACTCCTTTTCCCATTCATGCGTTCTTCGATCGATTGTATAAAAACATGAATTATGAGAGTAAAGATTTTCAAGTTGTTTGGGAAAATAGCTTAGATGCGTTTATGGATATATCTTGTTTAGGAAAGAACGAGCAAGAAATTTTGCGGCAATTTGGACAAACACTGGGAAAACATGATTTTCTGCAACAGCAAAAACATATCCAATTGGCTGCCAGTCATTTAGAACGGGAGTTGGAAGCTGCTAATGAACAGTATCAGAGATATGGGAAAATGACCAAAAGTTTAGGCATATTATGTGGTGTATTTGTCGTATTGTTGCTTTTATAG
- the mntR gene encoding transcriptional regulator MntR gives MPTPSMEDYIEQIYNLMESKGYARVSDIAEALEVHPSSVTKMVQKLDRDDYLNYEKYRGFILTPKGKKVGERLVFRHDLLEEFLQIIGVEHENIYNDVEGIEHHLSWNSIDRIGDVVNYFKQDEARVEALKRTHQEAELESNS, from the coding sequence ATGCCTACACCAAGCATGGAAGATTATATAGAACAAATTTATAATTTAATGGAGTCGAAAGGGTATGCACGTGTTTCAGATATTGCTGAAGCATTAGAAGTACATCCTTCTTCAGTAACAAAAATGGTGCAAAAATTAGATCGAGATGATTACTTAAATTATGAAAAATACCGGGGATTTATACTAACACCTAAAGGAAAAAAAGTTGGTGAACGGTTAGTATTCCGACATGACTTGCTAGAAGAATTTTTACAAATCATCGGGGTAGAGCATGAAAATATTTATAATGATGTAGAAGGTATTGAACACCATTTGAGCTGGAATTCCATTGATCGGATTGGCGATGTTGTCAATTATTTTAAGCAAGATGAAGCAAGAGTTGAAGCGTTGAAACGTACACATCAAGAAGCAGAGTTAGAAAGTAACTCATAA
- a CDS encoding YqhR family membrane protein, with translation MKEQKKQLEQNKHETPMTILSRSLLTGFIGGVIWSAFGTVLYFFNFSQVAPKSFVLSSWFHADWIDTWLGNIIAILVIGIISIAVALAYFLLFKKVNSVWMGVAFGIILWGAIFYVLNPIFTTVPSVQKLDIDTIVSSLCAYILYGTFIGYSISYDYHDLQGANNNANQTEAKQS, from the coding sequence TTGAAAGAACAAAAGAAACAGTTAGAACAAAACAAACATGAAACGCCAATGACTATCTTGTCAAGATCACTGTTGACAGGATTTATCGGGGGAGTAATTTGGAGCGCTTTCGGCACAGTTTTGTACTTTTTTAATTTTTCTCAAGTAGCTCCAAAATCGTTTGTACTCAGTTCATGGTTTCATGCAGATTGGATCGATACTTGGCTTGGGAATATTATTGCCATTCTAGTTATTGGAATCATTTCGATTGCAGTTGCGTTAGCTTACTTCTTGTTATTTAAAAAAGTAAATTCTGTTTGGATGGGAGTTGCTTTTGGGATTATATTATGGGGGGCTATTTTTTATGTGTTGAATCCCATTTTTACAACGGTCCCATCTGTTCAAAAATTGGATATCGATACTATTGTATCGAGCCTATGCGCCTACATTCTTTATGGTACATTTATCGGGTATTCTATATCGTATGATTATCATGATTTACAGGGTGCTAATAATAACGCAAATCAAACCGAGGCAAAGCAGTCATAA
- the efp gene encoding elongation factor P, whose translation MISVNDFKTGLTIEVDNDIWQVMEFQHVKPGKGAAFVRSKLRNLRNGNIQERTFRAGEKVGKAHIETKKMQYLYASGDMHAFMDTNTYEQIELSSSQIDHELKFMKENMEVSIVTYEGEVLGVQLPNNVELEVVETEPGIKGDTASGGSKPATLETGHTVQVPFFINKGDVLVINTSDGKYVSRA comes from the coding sequence ATGATTTCAGTGAACGATTTTAAAACAGGATTAACGATAGAAGTAGATAATGATATTTGGCAAGTAATGGAATTCCAACATGTAAAGCCTGGGAAAGGAGCTGCATTTGTACGTTCTAAACTTCGGAATTTACGAAATGGTAATATTCAAGAAAGAACATTTCGTGCTGGAGAAAAGGTAGGGAAGGCACATATTGAAACAAAGAAAATGCAGTACTTATATGCATCTGGTGATATGCATGCGTTTATGGATACCAATACGTACGAACAAATAGAGCTCTCCAGCAGTCAAATTGACCATGAGTTAAAGTTTATGAAAGAAAATATGGAAGTCTCCATTGTGACTTATGAAGGGGAAGTGCTAGGAGTGCAACTGCCAAATAACGTCGAGTTAGAAGTAGTCGAAACAGAGCCAGGTATTAAAGGTGATACAGCAAGTGGCGGCTCAAAACCAGCTACGTTAGAGACGGGTCATACGGTGCAAGTACCTTTCTTTATTAATAAAGGAGACGTGTTGGTCATTAATACATCAGACGGAAAGTACGTATCAAGAGCATAA
- the spoIIIAC gene encoding stage III sporulation protein AC, producing the protein MFTDATILFQIAGIGIIVALIHTILKQMGKEEIAQFATLIGFIIVLVLVIDGLSDLFQQIKSVFLYQG; encoded by the coding sequence ATGTTTACTGACGCGACGATTTTATTTCAGATTGCAGGAATAGGAATTATTGTTGCTTTAATCCACACCATATTAAAACAAATGGGAAAGGAAGAAATAGCCCAATTTGCTACGTTAATTGGCTTTATTATCGTCCTTGTACTCGTTATTGATGGTCTATCAGATCTATTTCAGCAGATCAAATCCGTATTTCTTTATCAAGGGTAA
- the spoIIIAG gene encoding stage III sporulation protein AG: MIEKLKKLFQKDGKKPPKKISYMIILALVSVMLIIIGNIFSSSSETDLEEPIQQPIEQNSEPDVKETASSKETTTSNMEELESIYTKDLQSLLNKIQGVSEAEVMVNLESTSIKVYEKNLIKGQQTTEETDTNGGTRETEDGTEETQTVLVRQGEREVPLLIQTKKPEVRGVFVVAKGADHATVKKWIIEAVSRVLDVPTHRVSVMPKN; the protein is encoded by the coding sequence TTGATAGAAAAATTAAAGAAACTATTTCAAAAGGATGGGAAAAAACCACCTAAAAAAATTAGTTATATGATTATTTTAGCTTTAGTCAGTGTAATGTTGATCATCATAGGAAATATCTTTTCTTCCTCATCTGAAACGGACCTGGAAGAGCCAATACAACAGCCGATAGAACAGAATAGTGAACCAGATGTAAAGGAAACAGCATCTTCAAAGGAAACAACAACGTCAAATATGGAAGAACTGGAATCTATTTATACGAAGGACTTACAGTCATTATTAAATAAAATACAGGGCGTTTCCGAAGCTGAGGTGATGGTGAACCTGGAATCTACAAGTATCAAGGTATATGAGAAAAACTTAATCAAAGGGCAACAGACAACGGAAGAAACTGATACAAATGGTGGGACTAGAGAAACAGAAGACGGTACAGAAGAAACGCAGACAGTGTTGGTGAGACAAGGTGAAAGGGAAGTCCCCTTGCTCATTCAAACGAAAAAGCCGGAAGTCAGAGGTGTATTTGTTGTAGCTAAGGGGGCGGATCATGCAACGGTTAAAAAATGGATTATTGAAGCTGTTTCCCGTGTGTTAGACGTTCCTACACACCGGGTGTCCGTAATGCCAAAGAATTAA
- the spoIIIAA gene encoding stage III sporulation protein AA: protein MDEISRLFPERLQKELNRTLAHRWDTLQEIRLRLQQPVELIFNQTYEQLAHFVPDKHDFTHIIQQLSDYSLYRMEEELREGYMTIEGGHRVGLAGKVNTLHGSVKAIQYITFLNIRIAKQKVGTANKVISHLYQQGYVNTLIIGAPQTGKTTLVRDIARMISTGWEHVPPNKVGIIDERSEIAASIKGIPQHDVGARTDVMDACPKAEGMMMMIRSMSPEVLIVDEIGNQKDVNALMEALHAGVAVVCTVHGYSLEELKRRPGVQVLLEGRIFERFVLLNRTVASGHTYTIYDANQRNLLTTKMGGYS, encoded by the coding sequence ATGGATGAAATAAGCAGACTTTTTCCTGAACGATTGCAAAAGGAGTTAAATCGTACACTTGCGCATAGATGGGATACTCTACAAGAAATTCGTTTAAGGCTTCAACAACCTGTCGAACTTATCTTTAACCAAACCTATGAACAGCTTGCTCACTTTGTTCCGGACAAGCATGATTTCACTCATATCATCCAGCAATTAAGTGACTATTCCTTATATCGAATGGAAGAAGAGTTAAGGGAAGGATATATGACCATTGAAGGGGGACATCGCGTAGGGTTAGCAGGAAAGGTTAATACGTTACACGGGTCTGTAAAAGCTATTCAGTATATTACGTTTTTAAATATTCGGATTGCCAAGCAAAAAGTTGGCACAGCTAATAAGGTGATCTCACATTTATATCAACAGGGTTATGTTAATACGTTAATTATTGGGGCACCACAAACAGGTAAAACAACTCTTGTTCGTGATATAGCAAGGATGATCTCTACTGGGTGGGAGCATGTTCCACCAAATAAAGTCGGTATCATTGATGAACGCTCTGAAATAGCTGCTTCCATTAAAGGGATACCTCAACATGATGTAGGCGCAAGGACAGACGTGATGGATGCTTGTCCTAAAGCAGAAGGAATGATGATGATGATTCGCTCGATGTCGCCTGAAGTATTGATTGTTGATGAGATTGGCAATCAGAAAGATGTAAATGCCTTAATGGAAGCTCTCCATGCAGGTGTTGCCGTGGTATGTACTGTGCATGGCTATTCCCTAGAAGAATTAAAGCGTCGTCCTGGTGTACAAGTATTGCTTGAGGGAAGGATTTTTGAGCGTTTTGTTCTTCTTAACCGTACAGTAGCATCTGGGCATACGTACACTATTTATGATGCAAACCAAAGAAATTTGCTAACGACAAAAATGGGGGGGTATTCATGA
- a CDS encoding rhodanese-like domain-containing protein — protein MEFLVILIVVLAAFLIFRFFRQRMYLKTLTEDQFREGYRKAQLIDVREPQEFKRGHILGARNIPVTQMKQRLVEMRKDKPVYLYCQGGSRAARAAQLLHKKGYKDISVLKGGFKKWTGKIKQS, from the coding sequence ATGGAATTTTTAGTAATACTCATCGTAGTTCTTGCAGCCTTCCTTATATTTCGTTTTTTTAGACAACGCATGTATTTAAAAACATTAACGGAAGACCAATTTCGTGAAGGTTATCGTAAAGCTCAATTAATCGATGTACGGGAACCGCAAGAATTCAAACGCGGTCATATTCTTGGCGCCAGAAATATACCAGTAACGCAAATGAAACAACGCTTGGTGGAAATGCGTAAAGACAAACCAGTATACCTTTATTGTCAAGGTGGTTCAAGAGCTGCAAGAGCCGCACAACTTTTGCATAAAAAAGGATACAAAGATATTAGTGTTTTAAAAGGCGGCTTTAAGAAGTGGACTGGTAAGATTAAACAATCTTAA
- a CDS encoding SA1362 family protein, translating into MKRKSISIPVYMIIGLAVIGLTTQLFTNTVSFINSMLISIGVGVVLFTIIYFLFIRKKNSSNEMKKYKQAVKQSKAKYHHQKPVHKATAAKEQPSNALRKKRNKRAAHLRVIDGNKHKRKDRASF; encoded by the coding sequence ATGAAGCGAAAATCTATTTCTATTCCGGTGTATATGATTATTGGTTTAGCTGTGATTGGACTAACGACACAGCTGTTTACAAACACCGTCAGTTTTATCAACAGTATGTTAATTTCTATCGGAGTCGGAGTCGTTCTATTTACGATTATCTATTTTTTGTTTATTCGAAAAAAGAATTCTTCTAATGAAATGAAGAAATATAAGCAAGCGGTAAAGCAATCAAAAGCGAAATACCATCATCAAAAACCTGTTCATAAAGCAACCGCTGCAAAAGAACAACCATCTAACGCACTTCGAAAGAAAAGAAACAAGCGTGCAGCTCATTTACGAGTAATTGATGGTAATAAACATAAAAGAAAGGATCGTGCCTCTTTTTAA
- the spoIIIAE gene encoding stage III sporulation protein AE, which yields MNYKRIPMILLCAFGFFFLGYDRTAADTSEGTDDVVDVQESMLEEISLDGVQAYWSKLVNEYGGYLPELEKASVYELIKNQNSLSPKAIIIGFMEFLFHELILNGKLLGLLLMLTLFSAMLQTMHNAFEASTVSKIAYFVVYIVLIFLALNSFYSAVTYTKEAIDGMSSFMIALLPLVLGLMASFGNLVAVSFFHPIIIFLIHAGGLIVANFVLPLLFLSALLVIVSSLTEHYKVTHLANLFKSIAIGTLGVFFTIFLSIMSVQGVASAIQDGVAMKTAKFITGNFIPVVGRTMTDAADTILSASLLLKNAVGIVGLIVILFIALFPALKIFAIALIYKLAAAILQPIGDGPVITTLNTISKYIVFILACLLAVSFMFFLAIVIIVVASNITLLLR from the coding sequence ATGAATTATAAACGCATACCTATGATTCTCTTATGTGCTTTTGGCTTTTTCTTTCTGGGATATGACAGAACAGCAGCGGACACTTCTGAAGGAACAGACGATGTAGTTGATGTGCAGGAAAGCATGCTAGAAGAAATATCTTTGGATGGTGTACAAGCGTATTGGAGTAAGCTAGTGAATGAATATGGTGGGTATTTACCGGAGCTTGAAAAAGCAAGCGTGTATGAATTGATAAAAAATCAAAATTCCTTGTCGCCAAAAGCCATTATTATCGGCTTTATGGAATTTTTATTTCATGAACTCATTTTAAACGGTAAGCTATTGGGACTGCTTTTAATGTTAACCTTATTTTCAGCGATGCTGCAGACGATGCATAATGCTTTTGAGGCGAGTACTGTTAGTAAAATAGCCTACTTTGTTGTGTACATTGTGCTTATCTTTTTGGCATTAAACAGCTTCTATTCAGCAGTGACGTATACCAAAGAAGCAATTGACGGTATGAGCAGTTTTATGATTGCGCTCCTACCTTTAGTTTTAGGATTAATGGCATCCTTTGGAAATCTTGTTGCTGTTTCATTTTTTCATCCGATTATCATCTTTCTTATTCATGCAGGTGGACTGATTGTTGCTAATTTTGTTTTGCCGTTATTGTTTTTATCTGCGCTATTAGTGATTGTTAGCAGTTTAACGGAACATTATAAAGTAACGCATTTGGCCAATTTATTTAAATCCATAGCAATCGGTACGCTTGGTGTTTTCTTTACCATTTTTCTTAGCATTATGTCTGTACAGGGAGTAGCAAGTGCCATTCAAGATGGAGTAGCGATGAAAACAGCGAAATTTATAACGGGGAATTTTATTCCGGTTGTTGGTCGAACAATGACAGATGCGGCAGATACGATATTAAGTGCTTCGTTATTGTTAAAAAATGCAGTAGGAATCGTTGGGTTAATCGTTATTTTATTTATCGCTTTATTCCCAGCTTTAAAGATTTTTGCTATTGCATTGATTTACAAACTAGCTGCAGCCATTTTGCAACCAATTGGAGACGGACCAGTAATTACTACATTGAATACGATCAGTAAGTACATTGTGTTTATCCTTGCATGTTTACTAGCAGTATCGTTTATGTTTTTCTTAGCGATTGTCATTATTGTCGTAGCAAGTAATATAACATTACTTTTACGATAG
- a CDS encoding M24 family metallopeptidase — MSKLTKLRQLLQAKELDGILISSSINRRYITGFTGTAGVALVSQTDARFVTDFRYTKQANDQIADFTVVEHQNGLNEEIKSQLKEMDIQKLGFEQDHVTYSQYTTFKDTFEAELIPVDNMVEALRIIKTSDELDIMKKAAKIADDAFEHIQAYIKPGVREIDISNELEFFMRKQGATSSSFDIIVASGKRSALPHGVASDKKIQAGELVTMDYGALYQGYCSDITRTVAVGEISEQLHSIYHVVLEAQLRGVTAIKSGITGKDADAATRDYIKEKGYGDYFGHSTGHGLGLEVHEAPSLSFRSEKPLETGMVVTVEPGIYIPEVGGCRIEDDVVVTETGNERLTLAPKELIQL; from the coding sequence ATGAGCAAACTCACCAAATTAAGACAGTTGCTTCAAGCAAAAGAATTAGATGGCATTTTAATCTCCAGTTCCATCAACCGTCGCTATATAACTGGTTTTACCGGTACAGCAGGTGTTGCATTAGTAAGCCAAACAGATGCTCGTTTTGTTACTGACTTTCGTTATACGAAGCAAGCGAATGATCAGATCGCTGATTTTACAGTAGTGGAGCATCAAAATGGATTGAACGAAGAAATAAAAAGCCAACTAAAGGAAATGGACATTCAAAAATTAGGATTTGAGCAAGACCATGTTACATATAGTCAGTATACAACGTTTAAGGACACATTCGAAGCGGAATTGATTCCTGTGGATAATATGGTGGAAGCGTTACGGATTATTAAAACGAGCGATGAGCTGGACATTATGAAAAAAGCTGCAAAAATAGCAGATGATGCGTTTGAACATATTCAAGCGTATATTAAGCCTGGCGTAAGAGAGATAGATATTTCTAATGAATTGGAGTTTTTTATGCGTAAGCAAGGTGCAACCTCTTCCAGTTTTGATATTATAGTAGCTTCTGGAAAACGTTCAGCTTTACCTCATGGCGTTGCCTCGGATAAAAAAATCCAAGCTGGTGAACTTGTAACGATGGATTATGGCGCATTATATCAAGGCTACTGTTCTGATATTACCCGTACCGTAGCAGTAGGGGAAATCAGTGAGCAATTACATTCTATATATCATGTTGTTTTAGAAGCGCAATTACGCGGTGTAACTGCAATTAAATCTGGCATTACTGGAAAAGATGCAGATGCTGCTACAAGGGATTATATTAAAGAGAAAGGCTATGGAGACTATTTTGGTCACTCCACAGGTCATGGGCTAGGTCTTGAAGTTCATGAGGCTCCTTCGTTATCTTTTCGGTCAGAAAAACCATTAGAAACAGGTATGGTCGTTACCGTAGAGCCTGGTATATACATTCCTGAAGTTGGCGGTTGTAGAATTGAAGATGATGTTGTCGTAACAGAAACAGGAAATGAACGACTAACTTTAGCACCGAAAGAATTAATTCAGCTATAA
- the gcvPB gene encoding aminomethyl-transferring glycine dehydrogenase subunit GcvPB: MANQDFPLIFERSKAGRTGYSLPELEVPDIDLEEELEEAYIRKEAPDLPEISELDLMRHYTALSNRNYGVDSGFYPLGSCTMKYNPKINEDVARMDGFSHIHPDQPESSVQGAMEMMHDLQTALCEITGMDEVSLQSAAGAQGEWTALMMIRAFHEANEDFHRTKVIVPDSAHGTNPASATVAGFESVTVQSNEKGLVDLEDLKRVVGPDTAALMLTNPNTLGLFETEIEEMAKIVHDAGGKLYYDGANLNAIMGYARPGDMGFDAVHLNLHKTFTGPHGGGGPGSGPVGVTEELKPFLPKPLLEKQGEAYRFNYNLPNSIGRVKPYYGNFGIYLRAYTYIRTMGAEGLKKASEYAVLNANYLMRQLEEEYDLPFDQHCKHEFVLSGRRQKKLGVRTLDIAKRLLDYGYHPPTIYFPLNVEEALMVEPTETEAKETLDGFIEVMKKIAAEARDEPELVQEAPHDTIVKRMDETTAARKPILRYEK, from the coding sequence ATGGCTAATCAAGACTTTCCATTAATTTTTGAACGTAGTAAAGCTGGAAGAACAGGGTATAGTTTGCCAGAATTAGAGGTTCCTGATATCGATTTAGAGGAAGAACTGGAAGAAGCTTATATTCGAAAAGAAGCACCAGATCTCCCTGAGATTAGCGAACTAGATTTAATGCGCCATTATACGGCTCTATCGAACAGAAATTATGGTGTGGATTCTGGTTTTTATCCATTAGGCTCATGTACCATGAAATATAATCCGAAAATTAACGAAGATGTTGCACGTATGGATGGTTTTAGTCATATTCATCCGGATCAGCCTGAAAGCAGTGTGCAAGGGGCAATGGAAATGATGCATGATCTACAAACTGCATTGTGCGAGATAACGGGAATGGATGAAGTCTCATTGCAATCTGCTGCAGGTGCGCAAGGTGAATGGACTGCTTTAATGATGATTCGTGCTTTTCATGAGGCAAATGAAGACTTCCACCGTACGAAAGTGATCGTTCCGGATTCAGCACATGGTACGAATCCTGCTTCTGCGACGGTTGCCGGTTTTGAGTCTGTAACAGTACAATCTAACGAAAAAGGGCTTGTTGATTTAGAGGATTTGAAACGAGTAGTTGGTCCTGATACAGCAGCATTAATGTTAACGAACCCGAATACGTTAGGCTTATTTGAAACAGAAATTGAAGAAATGGCAAAAATCGTGCATGACGCAGGTGGAAAACTTTACTATGACGGAGCTAATTTAAACGCAATTATGGGTTATGCACGCCCTGGAGATATGGGGTTTGATGCTGTTCATTTAAATTTGCACAAAACATTTACGGGTCCTCATGGAGGCGGAGGTCCTGGCTCTGGACCGGTTGGTGTGACCGAAGAATTAAAACCATTCTTACCGAAGCCATTATTAGAAAAGCAAGGAGAAGCATACCGTTTTAACTATAATCTTCCTAACTCAATTGGTAGGGTGAAACCATATTACGGTAACTTTGGAATTTATTTACGTGCTTATACGTATATTCGTACAATGGGTGCAGAAGGGTTAAAGAAAGCGAGTGAGTATGCTGTATTAAATGCAAACTACTTGATGAGACAATTAGAGGAAGAATATGATCTTCCTTTTGATCAACATTGCAAGCATGAATTTGTGCTCTCTGGCAGACGTCAGAAAAAGCTCGGTGTACGCACATTAGATATTGCTAAACGTTTGTTGGATTATGGGTATCATCCACCAACGATTTATTTCCCGTTAAATGTAGAAGAGGCACTAATGGTAGAGCCGACAGAAACGGAAGCAAAAGAAACACTAGATGGATTTATCGAGGTAATGAAAAAGATTGCTGCTGAAGCAAGAGACGAACCAGAACTAGTACAAGAAGCTCCACATGATACGATCGTTAAGCGAATGGATGAAACAACGGCTGCTAGAAAGCCGATTTTGCGGTATGAAAAATAA
- the spoIIIAD gene encoding stage III sporulation protein AD, which translates to MDILQIVTLGLVASLLYIILKNVNQTFAFFVILITGIVIFLSIIQQINHIFQLIQSLGAKAQVDGMYLETILKIIGIAYIAELGASITKDAGLTSVANKIELAGKLFILLLAIPIITAVIEAILQFIPSA; encoded by the coding sequence ATGGATATTTTACAAATTGTGACGTTAGGTCTTGTAGCTAGCTTGCTTTATATTATTTTAAAAAATGTGAATCAAACATTTGCATTTTTTGTGATTTTAATAACTGGCATTGTAATTTTTTTGTCTATCATCCAGCAAATCAATCATATATTTCAGTTGATTCAATCATTAGGAGCTAAGGCGCAAGTAGATGGGATGTATTTGGAAACCATTTTGAAGATTATTGGCATTGCTTATATTGCTGAATTGGGAGCAAGCATAACTAAGGATGCTGGATTAACTTCGGTAGCAAATAAAATAGAGCTTGCAGGGAAATTATTTATCTTATTATTGGCTATTCCGATCATAACTGCAGTAATTGAAGCTATTTTACAATTTATCCCTTCAGCATAA
- a CDS encoding patatin-like phospholipase family protein — MRIDGVFSGGGVKAFAFIGAMKRIEEKGFTWERVAGTSAGAIIACLLAAKYTYQEIQAFMEHLDLKDFLDPPALAKWIPVTKWLFLYYQLGIYKGNKLEKWIAAKLAAKNIYTFKDIQPGYLKVVVSDISLGKLVVIPDDLERIYGISPENFSVAKAIRMSAGFPYFFMPNKITASNQGKSLIIDGGLLSNFPLWVFEKKPHKRTRPIIGVKLTTTPIQELKPRKIKTALHMFHALFLTMKEAHDARYISTTDAKNIVFIPVRNIESTDFYIDQTTKETLIQAGYEYTDTFLDRWPK; from the coding sequence ATGCGGATTGATGGTGTTTTTTCGGGTGGCGGCGTGAAAGCTTTTGCGTTTATTGGTGCAATGAAGCGGATAGAAGAAAAAGGGTTTACATGGGAGCGAGTCGCAGGTACTTCAGCTGGCGCAATTATAGCTTGTTTACTAGCGGCTAAATATACGTATCAAGAAATACAAGCATTTATGGAACATTTGGATTTAAAGGATTTCTTAGACCCTCCAGCATTAGCAAAGTGGATACCTGTAACAAAGTGGTTGTTTTTATATTATCAATTAGGAATATACAAAGGGAATAAATTAGAAAAGTGGATTGCTGCAAAATTGGCGGCGAAGAACATTTACACGTTCAAAGATATTCAACCAGGGTATTTAAAAGTCGTTGTTAGTGATATATCTTTAGGTAAACTTGTTGTTATTCCTGATGATTTGGAAAGAATTTACGGCATCTCCCCAGAAAACTTTTCTGTAGCTAAAGCAATTCGCATGAGTGCAGGTTTTCCGTATTTTTTCATGCCCAACAAAATAACAGCAAGTAACCAAGGGAAAAGTTTGATTATTGATGGTGGTCTATTAAGTAATTTTCCACTATGGGTGTTTGAAAAAAAACCTCATAAAAGAACTCGTCCAATCATAGGTGTGAAATTAACTACTACCCCAATCCAAGAATTAAAACCCCGAAAAATTAAAACAGCACTCCATATGTTTCATGCTTTATTTCTTACTATGAAAGAAGCACATGATGCCCGATATATTTCCACAACAGATGCAAAAAACATCGTTTTTATTCCTGTGCGAAATATTGAAAGTACTGATTTTTATATCGATCAAACTACAAAAGAAACGCTTATTCAAGCAGGATATGAATATACAGATACATTTCTCGATCGATGGCCCAAGTAG
- the spoIIIAF gene encoding stage III sporulation protein AF, which translates to MVIDWVTQIILFILLATIIDLVIPATSMKKYIKLVVGFILILILLKPLFFIFQIDVQRALETSLSGVLQEINQNDALDKSIETQKNEIEDTQDAYILEQMAVQLKEIAKEPLQDKFQAEITDIQFRFADEREKTYEDLDEVIVYVNESKDGEGAVRIVDDVVIDLDSPEQSREDNKLQDIEAMLNDLWEIEQKKLLLQWEGGRS; encoded by the coding sequence ATGGTCATAGATTGGGTTACACAAATAATTTTATTTATTTTACTAGCTACGATTATCGATTTAGTTATTCCAGCTACTTCCATGAAGAAATATATTAAGCTCGTCGTTGGATTTATACTTATTTTAATTTTATTAAAACCACTATTTTTTATTTTTCAAATCGATGTTCAACGTGCATTAGAAACCTCTCTATCAGGGGTTTTGCAAGAAATTAACCAGAATGATGCATTAGATAAATCCATTGAAACGCAAAAAAATGAAATAGAAGACACACAAGATGCATATATTTTAGAACAAATGGCTGTCCAACTAAAAGAAATAGCAAAAGAACCGCTTCAGGATAAATTCCAGGCAGAGATCACAGATATTCAATTTCGATTTGCAGATGAACGAGAAAAGACGTATGAAGATTTGGATGAAGTCATTGTGTATGTAAATGAATCAAAAGATGGGGAGGGAGCAGTGCGAATCGTAGATGATGTAGTAATTGATTTAGACAGCCCGGAACAATCAAGAGAAGATAACAAGCTTCAGGACATAGAAGCGATGCTTAATGATCTATGGGAGATAGAACAAAAGAAACTTTTATTGCAGTGGGAGGGAGGGAGATCTTGA